Proteins from a genomic interval of Lolium perenne isolate Kyuss_39 chromosome 1, Kyuss_2.0, whole genome shotgun sequence:
- the LOC127318781 gene encoding cysteine proteinase inhibitor, whose product MAKAAHEHDGPRRRPMLGGIQDAPAGRENDLETIELARFAIAEHNNKANAVLEFERLVKVRLQVVAGCMHYFTIEVNEGGVKKLYEAKVWEKAWENFKQLQEFKPAA is encoded by the exons ATGGCCAAGGCGGCGCACGAGCACGACGGCCCACGCCGCCGCCCGATGCTGGGCGGCATCCAGGACGCGCCGGCGGGGCGGGAGAACGACCTCGAGACCATCGAGCTGGCCCgattcgccatcgccgagcacaaCAACAAGGCC AACGCGGTGCTGGAGTTCGAGAGGCTGGTGAAGGTGAGGCTGCAGGTGGTGGCCGGGTGCATGCACTACTTCACCATCGAGGTCAACGAGGGCGGCGTCAAGAAGCTGTACGAGGCCAAGGTCTGGGAGAAGGCGTGGGAGAACTTCAAGCAGCTCCAGGAATTCAAGCCGGCAGCCTAA